From Oryza sativa Japonica Group chromosome 4, ASM3414082v1, one genomic window encodes:
- the LOC4335457 gene encoding disease resistance protein RGA2 yields MEMLQSVINIREAVSTMINFGEASKLEKDLSCLPVSLDKARAVIYRGEWGRFKNKDLAALLWHLKDATYDAEDLLRESNDQVLWQKMEDADRSLAGQFFSSSLNVVQTLIGGSKTRIKEVQDKLNKAVADLEGELNSVGLNFEIVQHMPVTSSVIGVPQVFGHDEERDLVIEKLGVMIGRDNERDLVIEKMGVPLTRFVAARAKGKRAAGGTVAKSASTPKRLKGESSRAGPRISQSKCIGNVSILPIFGIGGVGKTTLAQYIYNDERVRSHFRMRTWVCVSDLFDKKRIIEEIFKSITKKDSSQHSSNDLQEELKKKLKSQKFLLVLDDIWSITNREWEELNALLKDGLKGSMILVTTRLQNVANLVCTNNFEPFELKGLDEDKFWNFFKDCAFGQKRPADSECNNLHKIGQSIASRLCGSPLAAKTLGRLLNMELTVRHWETIQKKSLVKLVSGERTRPEDIGIRYLDDLRSRFLLQIDPKYPDESRYVMHDLIHDMAQSVSVNECLLLQDLSSRNEGRKLHAVRHMSVQVADESLKSELRDIQYLNKLHSLRLGINLKVEITWFNQLSNILFMSLQGCKLVKLPESIGCSIQAAVMALYALEASLVYALSTVTGCGILISSCLRIIYHPSSSLRSGDAFV; encoded by the exons ATGGAGATGCTGCAAAGCGTGATCAACATCCGCGAAGCGGTCTCAACCATGATCAACTTTGGGGAAGCGAGCAAGCTGGAGAAGGATCTATCCTGCCTCCCGGTCTCTTTGGACAAGGCTCGCGCTGTCATCTATCGGGGCGAGTGGGGCAGGTTCAAGAACAAGGATCTGGCGGCACTTCTCTGGCATCTCAAGGACGCCACCTATGACGCGGAGGATCTTCTCCGCGAGTCCAATGATCAGGTGCTATGGCAGAAGATGGAGGATGCTGACCGGAGCTTGGCAGGTCaatttttctcttcctctctaaaTGTTGTACAAACTTTGATCGGTGGTAGCAAGACAAGGATAAAGGAGGTCCAAGATAAGCTCAACAAGGCTGTGGCTGATTTAGAGGGAGAGCTTAATTCAGTGGGTCTTAATTTTGAGATAGTTCAACACATGCCAGTGACAAGTTCAGTCATTGGCGTGCCTCAAGTGTTTGGTCATGATGAAGAACGAGATCTAGTGATTGAGAAGCTAGGTGTGATGATTGGACGTGACAATGAACGAGATTTAGTGATTGAGAAGATGGGTGTGCCACTCACCAGGTTTGTTGCAGCACGAGCTAAAGGAAAGAGAGCAGCAGGGGGCACTGTCGCCAAATCAGCATCCACACCGAAGCGACTGAAAGGAGAGAGTAGCAGGGCTGGACCCAGAATTTCTCAATCCAAATGCATCGGCAATGTTTCTATCTTGCCTATATTTGGTATTGGTGGGGTGGGGAAGACTACCTTGGCTCAGTACATCTATAATGACGAGAGGGTGAGATCTCACTTTCGCATGAGGACATGGGTCTGTGTTTCAGACCTCTTTGACAAGAAAAGGATAATAGAAGAGATCTTCAAGTCCATCACCAAGAAAGACTCATCACAACATAGTTCAAATGATCTTCAGGAGGAATTGAAGAAGAAGCTAAAGAGTCAAAAGTTCCTTTTGGTGTTGGATGATATTTGGTCCATTACTAATCGTGAATGGGAAGAACTTAATGCACTCTTGAAGGACGGACTTAAAGGCAGTATGATCTTAGTAACTACAAGATTACAAAATGTTGCTAATCTTGTTTGCACCAACAACTTTGAACCTTTTGAACTCAAAGGATTGGATGAAGATAAATTTTGGAATTTCTTCAAGGACTGTGCATTTGGGCAGAAGCGCCCAGCTGATTCGGAATGTAATAATTTGCATAAAATTGGTCAGAGCATTGCTTCTCGGTTATGCGGATCTCCTTTGGCTGCCAAAACTCTCGGACGCTTGTTGAATATGGAGCTAACCGTGCGACATTGGGAGACTATTCAGAAAA AGAGCCTTGTGAAACTTGTATCCGGAGAGAGGACGCGTCCTGAAGATATTGGGATTAGGTATTTGGATGATTTGAGGAGCAGGTTTCTTTTGCAAATCGATCCCAAGTACCCGGATGAAAGTAGATATGTCATGCATGACTTGATCCATGATATGGCGCAGTCTGTTTCTGTGAACGAATGCCTCTTGCTGCAAGATTTGAGCTCTCGGAACGAGGGCAGAAAGCTACATGCAGTTCGCCATATGTCGGTTCAGGTTGCAGATGAATCCTTGAAGAGTGAACTAAGAGACATTCAGTATTTGAATAAACTTCATTCACTTAGGTTAGGGATCAACCTCAAGGTCGAGATTACCTGGTTTAATCAGCTCTCCAACATCCTATTTATGAGCCTACAGGGTTGCAAACTTGTCAAGCTACCTGAGAGCATAG GATGCAGCATCCAAGCAGCAGTAATGGCATTGTATGCTTTAGAGGCCTCACTAGTGTACGCCTTATCAACTGTAACGGGCTGCGGAATCTTGATCAGTTCTTGTCTCCGGATTATCTACCATCCATCAAGTTCATTGCGATCGGGCGATGCCTTCGTCTAG
- the LOC4335458 gene encoding protein WHAT'S THIS FACTOR 1, chloroplastic, producing MATTASSSSSLSFLSPQPIHPRRVRLPNPPPSTAAPPTPTAVRCTPAPAAAPSAASAASARSIPPPKLVRCPALDRQAARANRLRFARKLLVLLLSKPRRFLPLRVLRRCHRYLGLPPHRRRRPLVPFVLRYPALFRLFQAPTSHPLSPNLSTLAVALTPAAEALAADLAALRGSSELAPRLAAKMHRLLLLAPGRSLLVSKIAHLAPDLGLAMDFRATLCPQHPDLFTFVNTSHGHALQLVDPPPPPPPPLPPFRPAAPSDRLIDRPRRFPHLKLRRGLNLRRAHRDYLLRFHSLPEVSPFEPLDEGASLEMMERRACAVVREVLAMTVEKRTLVDHLTHFRRDFGLPNRLRAMLVRHPELFYVSVKGLRHSVFLVEAFDDDGRLLVEDDMLVARDRLEELVREGKRMRRAKKKGLLALADDSDEDDEEEDGEEQDSVQVDGESWDLLEDGGIGEDWEEVGDLGEGSDDDADAELDALEEFWVKKAVAEGLVDTGSELDAW from the coding sequence ATGgcgaccaccgcctcctcctcctcctccctctccttcctctcgccgcAACCCATCCACccccgccgcgtccgcctcccCAATCCcccgccctccaccgccgcgccgcccactCCGACGGCCGTACGCTgcacgcccgcgcccgcggcggcgccgtcggcggcgtctGCGGCGTCCGCGAGGTCAATCCCGCCGCCGAAGCTGGTGCGGTGCCCGGCGCTGGACCGCCAGGCGGCGCGCGCCAAccgcctccgcttcgcccgcaAGCTCCTCGTCCTGCTCCTCTCCAAGCCGCGCCGCTTCCTCCCGCTCCGCGTgctccgccgctgccaccgctacCTCGGCctcccgccgcaccgccgccgccgcccgctggtCCCGTTCGTGCTCCGGTACCCGGCGCTGTTCCGCCTCTTCCAGGCGCCCACGTCGCACCCGCTCTCGCCCAACCTCTCCAccctcgccgtcgcgctcacccCCGCCGCGgaggcgctcgccgccgacctcgccgcgctCCGTGGCTCCTCCGAGCTCGCGCCACGCCTCGCCGCCAAGAtgcaccgcctcctccttctgGCACCCGGGCGGAGCCTCCTCGTGTCCAAGATTGCTCACCTCGCACCCGATCTCGGCCTCGCCATGGACTTCCGCGCCACGCTCTGCCCGCAGCACCCCGACCTCTTCACCTTCGTGAACACCTCCCACGGCCACGCACTCCAGCTAGTcgatcccccgccgccaccgcctccgccgctcccgcctTTCCGCCCCGCGGCGCCATCCGACCGCCTCATTGACCGGCCACGAAGGTTCCCCCACCTCAAGCTCCGGCGAGGGCTCAACCTCCGCCGCGCGCACCGGGATTACCTCTTGCGGTTCCATAGCCTGCCCGAGGTGTCGCCATTCGAGCCACTCGATGAGGGCGCAAGCTTGGAGATGATGGAGCGACGGGCGTGCGCGGTTGTCCGGGAGGTCCTGGCCATGACTGTGGAGAAGAGAACACTGGTGGATCATCTCACACATTTCAGGCGTGATTTCGGGCTACCGAACCGGCTGCGCGCAATGCTAGTTCGGCACCCAGAGTTGTTCTATGTTAGTGTCAAGGGGTTGCGGCACTCGGTGTTCCTTGTCGAGGCGTTCGACGATGACGGTAGGCTACTTGTGGAGGATGATATGCTTGTTGCGAGGGATCGGCTTGAGGAGCTTGTCCGCGAGGGGAAGCGGATGAGGCGGGCTAAGAAGAAGGGCCTTCTTGCTCTTGCGGATGAcagtgatgaagatgatgaagagGAGGATGGGGAAGAACAGGATTCGGTACAGGTCGATGGTGAATCTTGGGACTTGTTAGAGGATGGTGGCATTGGCGAGGACTGGGAGGAGGTGGGTGATCTTGGTGAGGGGAGCGATGACGATGCTGATGCTGAATTGGATGCGTTGGAGGAGTTTTGGGTGAAGAAAGCTGTGGCCGAGGGGTTGGTTGACACTGGGAGCGAGCTTGATGCTTGGTGA